A window from Solanum stenotomum isolate F172 chromosome 5, ASM1918654v1, whole genome shotgun sequence encodes these proteins:
- the LOC125864029 gene encoding fasciclin-like arabinogalactan protein 21: MAISHNLLLVLIALFMISAATAIFPDSPTPSPVISPHDHTFSPSLFPNILSSLGFQQLSAAASSANLSTTGTPVTVFATADSSLITCPTCSLPLLLQEHSVPGLYPLHFLRSLAFGTKLETLAPNRCLTVTFSATSRDPKVFINGVEVAQPDLFNNGMILVHGLRGFVSHLSPLSCNVERMSSLSFDSFPLPNSVSTVSSASPFSVMRFMLKDAIIRLRNSGYSIVALALRVKYSELSELKAMTVFALDDVSIFASGGHAYLPHFKFHVVPNRRIMAGEMVSLPAGTVLPTMEGEHKLVVTTAGGGGVLAPMKINYVRVVHFDLLHNTRIVIHGVSVSFPHMHHHVTADQKGFAQMEQSHAHCDVSGSSGVCDVHDDFAPANMRSSVLGNIEEHEGL, encoded by the coding sequence ATGGCGATTTCTCACAATCTCCTTCTGGTTCTCATTGCTCTCTTCATGATCTCCGCTGCCACAGCAATTTTCCCTGACTCACCAACACCGTCGCCGGTGATATCTCCTCACGACCACACATTTTCCCCTTCTCTCTTCCCCAATATTCTCTCTTCACTCGGTTTCCAGCAGCTCTCCGCCGCTGCTTCTTCCGCCAATCTCTCAACTACCGGCACTCCAGTCACCGTCTTCGCTACAGCTGACTCTTCTCTCATCACTTGTCCTACTTGCTCTCTCCCGTTGCTACTTCAGGAACACTCTGTTCCTGGACTTTATCCGCTTCACTTTCTTCGCTCTTTAGCTTTTGGTACTAAGCTGGAAACTCTAGCTCCGAATCGATGCCTCACCGTCACTTTCTCCGCAACTTCTCGTGATCCGAAGGTTTTCATCAACGGCGTTGAAGTTGCTCAGCCGGATCTGTTCAATAATGGAATGATCCTCGTACATGGATTGCGTGGCTTTGTATCGCATCTCTCTCCGCTTTCCTGCAATGTGGAGAGAATGAGTTCTCTGTCGTTTGACTCATTTCCTCTTCCTAATTCGGTTTCTACAGTTTCCTCTGCATCGCCTTTCTCTGTAATGCGCTTCATGTTAAAGGATGCCATTATCAGGTTGAGGAACAGCGGTTACAGTATTGTAGCACTAGCGCTGAGGGTGAAGTACTCTGAGCTTTCGGAGCTTAAGGCGATGACGGTGTTTGCTTTAGATGATGTGTCGATTTTTGCCAGTGGAGGACATGCGTATCTCCCGCATTTCAAGTTTCATGTTGTGCCAAATAGGAGGATTATGGCTGGGGAAATGGTGAGTTTACCTGCGGGGACAGTGTTGCCGACTATGGAGGGCGAACATAAATTGGTGGTAACTACTGCCGGTGGAGGAGGTGTTTTAGCTCCTATGAAGATTAATTACGTGAGGGTTGTGCATTTTGATCTGCTGCATAACACTAGGATTGTGATTCATGGAGTGTCGGTTTCATTTCCTCACATGCATCATCATGTCACCGCTGATCAGAAAGGCTTCGCTCAGATGGAACAGTCACACGCACACTGTGACGTCTCTGGAAGTAGTGGAGTCTGTGACGTTCATGATGATTTTGCTCCAGCTAACATGCGATCATCAGTGCTGGGGAATATTGAAGAGCATGAAGGTCTCTGA